TACAACGAGTATCACAGGTGTTATCGGCTCGTTTGTGTTCGAAATACATGTTGGATTCGGGCACTTAAAGATGTTAACGAATGCCTCAGGTAACTCCACTTTTCTCTTATCGATCACCTTGTAATCTCGTATCAGATTCACTGTTGCACGAGGCGAAATTAAGGCTATTCTGTTTGCTTCGCTTTGTGTTAAAAAGCGGTCGGCGATCTTTACGATATCCTTCTTCCCAAGCTTCTTACTCGGCACGTTCATTGCTACTGTAACTAGGTTTGTGCAACCCTCTTTTATGCCAAGAGCCGCTAGAACCTTTAAAGCGCTACCAGGCTCACAGTGATCTATTACTGTACCATCTTTTATCCTTCGCACAATAAGCTGCTCCTCAGACAACCCTACTCCACGTTAAGGTGTCATATTTAATAACCTTTAGGCTGATATAGTATGCGGCAAGATGCCGAACCCATTATTCGGAAGAGATGTAGTTTCGATTAGAGACTTCACAAGAAGCGACCTTGAGACTATCTTTGACGCAGCCACCAGGATCTCATCGATGCCGATGAAAGAAAGGCGCCAGCTAGCCGAAGGTCGCCTCCTAGGGCTGATATTCTACGAACCCAGCAGCAGGACGAGGTTGAGTTTTGAATCAGCTATGTACTCGATAGGCGGTTGCTGCATCGGAATAACCAACCCGTCCACCTCATCCATAGAGAAGGGGGAGAACTTCACCGATACGGTAATTGTGGTCTCAGGATACGTTGATCTGCTGGTCATCAGACATCCAAGAGAGGGTGCAGCAAGGTACGCGGCTGACATCTCAGAGAAGCCTGTCATAAACGCTGGTTCAGGCGCTGAAGAGCACCCCACTCAAGCTATGCTTGACCTCTACACAATTTACCGTGAGAAGAAGAGGATCGACGGGCTTACAATCGGGATAATGGGTGATTTAAGATACAGCAGGACCGTTTATTCGCTACTCTATGCTCTCTCGAAATACGATACGAAGATAAGGTTGATCTCGCCGCCCGAGCTGAAGCTTAGATCTGACGCCCTCATAGATATGCGAAAAACGTCTTGGACCCAGCATAGCAGATTGGATGAAGTTATCTCTGAGCTGGATGTGCTTTATGTTACGAGGATACAGAAGGAGCGGTTTCCGGACCCGGCTGAATACCAACGTGTGAAAGGCTCCTATTATGTGGA
The Nitrososphaerota archaeon DNA segment above includes these coding regions:
- a CDS encoding aspartate carbamoyltransferase regulatory subunit; protein product: MSEEQLIVRRIKDGTVIDHCEPGSALKVLAALGIKEGCTNLVTVAMNVPSKKLGKKDIVKIADRFLTQSEANRIALISPRATVNLIRDYKVIDKRKVELPEAFVNIFKCPNPTCISNTNEPITPVILVVRSEPPRLMCKYCSRLFDVNELVLT
- the pyrB gene encoding aspartate carbamoyltransferase; its protein translation is MPNPLFGRDVVSIRDFTRSDLETIFDAATRISSMPMKERRQLAEGRLLGLIFYEPSSRTRLSFESAMYSIGGCCIGITNPSTSSIEKGENFTDTVIVVSGYVDLLVIRHPREGAARYAADISEKPVINAGSGAEEHPTQAMLDLYTIYREKKRIDGLTIGIMGDLRYSRTVYSLLYALSKYDTKIRLISPPELKLRSDALIDMRKTSWTQHSRLDEVISELDVLYVTRIQKERFPDPAEYQRVKGSYYVDASILERGKSDLIVLHPLPRVDEIKPEVDKLPQAKYFLQAKLGKDLRAALLALILNPEF